A genomic stretch from Nocardia wallacei includes:
- a CDS encoding roadblock/LC7 domain-containing protein, giving the protein MTTSQRTDLGWLLDELISGLVGARSVVLLSTDGLLLGHSAQLERADAEKFCAMASALHSLARTAGGHFDAGGVCQTVVELDRAVLFVTAAGENACLALLASETADMGMVAYEMNQTVQRVRAHLAVDLRQQPNIPRQQ; this is encoded by the coding sequence ATGACCACTTCCCAGCGCACTGACCTCGGGTGGCTGCTCGACGAGCTGATCAGCGGCCTGGTCGGAGCCCGATCGGTGGTACTGCTGTCCACCGACGGCCTGCTGCTCGGCCACTCGGCGCAACTCGAGCGCGCGGACGCGGAGAAGTTCTGCGCGATGGCGTCGGCGCTGCACAGCCTGGCACGCACCGCCGGCGGCCACTTCGACGCCGGTGGCGTCTGCCAGACCGTGGTGGAACTCGACCGCGCGGTGCTGTTCGTCACCGCCGCCGGTGAGAACGCCTGCCTGGCGCTGCTGGCGTCCGAGACCGCCGATATGGGTATGGTCGCCTACGAAATGAATCAAACCGTCCAGCGGGTCCGCGCCCACCTGGCCGTCGACCTGCGGCAGCAACCGAATATCCCGAGACAGCAATGA
- a CDS encoding GMC family oxidoreductase N-terminal domain-containing protein → MEPTAKQRAALGMICDTFTPGDGLTLPSASELGAVDTVFGLLARNPREAEQQQLARLLDLWDSRLLGLLTGSGPRRYSTLSQAERERALLRLGDSRLAPVRAVFQALKQASLLAYNATPGPTGANPLWKEIGYAAPFGPLRTAPQPALTPLRITEPDTLDCDVVVIGSGAGGGTAAAVLAEAGLDVVVLERGSYYDDRDFGKGELDALRTLYAPGPSATAEGQLTLVAGTCLGGGTVVNWSTSLPTPDNVRAEWAELGARQFAEPEYTRALETVQRRLGVNDRRSPLSARDAVLERGAQALGWAVDTLPRNVSDACDAGAECGRCGYGCRLGAKQSVTKTWLAEAAARGARLVVDADVRRISVKSGRAEEVSARTSGGVEFRVRARAVVVAAGAIQTPALLRRSGLRNNNIGRYLRLHPAAVVFGVFDEEIRPWEGGMQARICREHADLDGRGYGVIYETGPINPALATGFMSWRGAAEFRSTMLDFAYSNSVGVITRDRDHGTVSVDRSGEPVVKYRLSDYDAAHLHTGLEGSARILAAAGARRIFSGHQAGVAYEPGKRGSHEEFVAACRAAGYGPGQCSMGALHIMGSARMGGSPDTSATNPDGATWDVPNIVVADGSSFPTASGVNPMVTIEAIAYMNAKRLAAQLI, encoded by the coding sequence ATGGAACCTACGGCCAAGCAGCGCGCGGCGCTCGGCATGATCTGCGATACGTTCACTCCCGGTGACGGACTGACGCTGCCGTCGGCGTCCGAACTCGGCGCGGTGGACACGGTTTTCGGTCTGCTGGCGCGCAATCCGCGCGAGGCGGAGCAGCAGCAGCTGGCCCGGCTGCTCGACCTGTGGGACTCGCGGCTGCTCGGCTTGCTGACCGGTAGCGGACCGCGGCGTTACTCCACGCTGTCGCAGGCCGAGCGGGAGCGGGCGCTGCTGCGGCTCGGCGATTCGCGCCTGGCCCCCGTCCGGGCGGTGTTCCAGGCGCTCAAGCAGGCCTCGCTGCTGGCATACAACGCGACTCCGGGCCCGACGGGCGCCAACCCGCTGTGGAAGGAGATCGGCTACGCCGCACCCTTCGGCCCGTTGCGGACCGCGCCGCAGCCCGCGCTGACACCGCTGCGCATCACCGAGCCCGACACCTTGGATTGTGACGTCGTGGTGATCGGTTCGGGCGCGGGCGGCGGGACGGCCGCGGCGGTGCTGGCCGAGGCCGGTCTCGACGTGGTGGTCCTGGAACGCGGAAGTTATTACGACGACCGGGATTTCGGCAAGGGCGAACTCGACGCCCTGCGAACGCTGTACGCGCCGGGCCCGTCCGCCACCGCCGAAGGGCAGCTGACCCTGGTCGCCGGTACCTGCCTGGGCGGCGGCACCGTCGTGAACTGGAGTACGTCGCTGCCGACCCCGGACAATGTCCGCGCCGAATGGGCCGAACTGGGCGCCCGGCAGTTCGCCGAGCCGGAGTACACCCGGGCACTGGAAACCGTGCAGCGCCGCCTGGGCGTCAACGACCGCCGGTCCCCGCTGTCGGCGCGCGACGCCGTACTCGAGCGCGGCGCACAGGCGCTGGGCTGGGCGGTGGATACCCTGCCGCGCAACGTATCCGATGCCTGCGATGCCGGCGCCGAATGCGGCCGGTGCGGCTACGGCTGTCGGCTGGGCGCCAAGCAATCGGTGACCAAGACCTGGCTGGCCGAGGCGGCCGCGCGGGGCGCCCGCCTGGTCGTGGACGCCGATGTGCGGCGGATCTCGGTGAAAAGCGGCCGCGCGGAGGAGGTTTCGGCACGTACCTCCGGCGGGGTCGAATTTCGGGTGCGGGCGCGGGCGGTGGTGGTGGCCGCGGGCGCGATCCAGACCCCGGCGCTGCTGCGGCGTTCCGGATTGCGCAACAACAACATCGGGCGGTATCTGCGACTGCACCCGGCGGCGGTGGTGTTCGGCGTGTTCGACGAGGAGATCCGCCCGTGGGAGGGCGGGATGCAGGCGCGGATCTGCCGCGAGCACGCCGATCTCGACGGCCGGGGCTACGGCGTCATCTACGAGACGGGCCCGATCAACCCGGCGCTGGCAACCGGTTTCATGAGCTGGCGCGGTGCCGCCGAATTCCGTTCCACCATGCTGGATTTCGCGTACTCCAACTCCGTCGGTGTGATCACCCGCGACCGCGACCACGGCACCGTGTCGGTCGATCGCAGCGGCGAGCCGGTGGTGAAGTACCGGCTCTCGGACTACGACGCCGCCCACCTGCACACCGGCCTCGAGGGCTCGGCACGGATCCTCGCGGCCGCCGGTGCGCGCCGGATCTTCTCGGGTCATCAGGCCGGTGTGGCCTACGAGCCGGGGAAGCGGGGATCGCACGAGGAGTTCGTCGCGGCCTGCCGGGCGGCCGGATACGGCCCGGGGCAGTGCTCGATGGGTGCGCTGCACATCATGGGCTCCGCGCGCATGGGCGGTTCGCCCGACACCTCGGCCACCAACCCGGACGGCGCCACCTGGGACGTGCCGAACATTGTCGTCGCGGACGGCTCCAGCTTCCCGACCGCCTCCGGGGTCAACCCGATGGTCACGATCGAGGCGATTGCCTACATGAACGCGAAACGTCTTGCCGCGCAGCTGATCTGA
- a CDS encoding sensor histidine kinase, giving the protein MDSGPELPKNRLGITGWGRRGVRGRVSVRVRLLAIVLISSTTLLVIGVGAAAYLVKSGREATQWADLASSTTTPAILMVQAFEEERRLSVLHLAGDPQAQTQLVDARKRSDEALAAVIAKGDAARKLNPDGSAADIEGFNKLFAMVPQLRGGVDARLAPQDEVFAVFTSIIETIVGASMIAARVAPDAAIAIELGYGVEPLRAAEALSKADTLGATALTVGELTAAQLTEFTRYVGEFRGAVTYSGAVLKGTRLAQLKAITDSPAWQQLTAMQDAVVLRGPVTADDTRPESSGRSRDARATRTTDLPLGVTDWQRVSVEVNSALLRLWEDQSRDAHVIAREQGDDTAARSLAGGAAVLVIATLAFVAALILANRFIGRMRRLRRDTLELADQRLPDIMGRLEAGEAVDTRAEVPRLDYGTDELGQVAEAFNRAHLAAVSAAVAEATTRAGVNTVFLNIAHRSQVAVHRQLALLDQAERREENPDQLELLFQLDHLATRARRNAENLIILGGEQPGRRWRKPVPLLEMIRSAVAESLDYTRIQTGRVPEVRVAGKAVADLIHLMAELMDNATAFSPPQARVEVTATTVGRGVAVEIIDQGLGMSTEEIAERNRVLAEPPDFSVAALSSDTRLGLFVVAKLATRHGVSIRLGESVYGGIRAVVLIPTALIESGEPRDGESAPDTGEYTAVDARSGAGSGSNGSASETSAAPNGSAPAASAWFEPGRPTVAVADPQDDREAVTGPQYRPPPTPATPARPPLPRRRRQATAVHDEQAAPVAEPPRQRTADEARNLMSAIEGGTRRGRHVRPDEPTETEQFRGDGNDDHFPAH; this is encoded by the coding sequence GTGGATAGTGGGCCGGAACTGCCCAAAAATCGTCTGGGAATCACCGGTTGGGGCCGCCGCGGCGTACGCGGCCGGGTCAGCGTCCGGGTTCGCCTGCTGGCGATCGTGCTCATCTCGAGCACGACGCTGCTGGTGATCGGCGTGGGCGCGGCCGCCTACCTGGTGAAGTCGGGCCGGGAGGCCACGCAGTGGGCCGACCTGGCCAGCAGCACGACGACACCGGCGATCCTGATGGTGCAGGCGTTCGAGGAGGAACGCCGACTCTCGGTGCTGCACCTGGCCGGTGACCCGCAGGCCCAGACGCAACTCGTCGACGCGCGCAAGCGTTCCGACGAGGCGCTGGCCGCGGTCATCGCCAAGGGCGACGCGGCCCGCAAGCTGAACCCCGACGGCTCGGCCGCCGATATCGAAGGCTTCAACAAGCTGTTCGCGATGGTGCCGCAGCTGCGCGGCGGCGTGGACGCCCGGCTGGCGCCGCAGGACGAGGTGTTCGCGGTCTTCACCAGCATCATCGAGACCATCGTCGGGGCGTCGATGATCGCCGCGCGGGTCGCGCCCGACGCGGCCATCGCCATCGAACTCGGCTACGGCGTCGAGCCGCTGCGCGCCGCCGAGGCGCTGTCCAAGGCCGATACGCTCGGCGCGACGGCGCTCACCGTGGGCGAACTGACAGCGGCGCAGCTGACCGAGTTCACCCGCTACGTCGGCGAATTCCGCGGTGCCGTCACGTATTCCGGTGCTGTGTTGAAGGGCACCCGGCTGGCACAGCTGAAGGCGATCACCGACAGCCCCGCCTGGCAGCAGCTGACGGCCATGCAGGACGCCGTCGTACTGCGCGGTCCGGTGACAGCGGACGACACGCGCCCGGAGAGCAGCGGCCGGTCCCGCGACGCGCGGGCGACGCGCACCACGGATCTGCCGCTCGGCGTCACCGATTGGCAGCGGGTCTCCGTCGAGGTGAACTCGGCGCTGCTGCGGTTGTGGGAGGACCAGAGCCGCGACGCGCACGTCATCGCCCGCGAGCAGGGTGACGACACCGCGGCCCGCTCCCTGGCGGGCGGCGCGGCGGTGCTGGTGATCGCGACGCTGGCCTTCGTGGCCGCGCTGATCCTGGCCAACCGGTTCATCGGGCGGATGCGCCGATTGCGCCGCGATACTTTGGAATTGGCCGACCAGCGGCTGCCCGACATCATGGGCCGCCTGGAGGCGGGCGAGGCGGTCGACACTCGCGCGGAGGTGCCGCGCCTGGACTACGGCACCGACGAACTGGGCCAAGTGGCCGAGGCGTTCAACCGGGCCCACCTCGCCGCGGTGTCGGCGGCGGTCGCCGAGGCGACCACCCGCGCCGGAGTCAACACCGTGTTTCTCAATATCGCGCATCGCAGCCAGGTCGCGGTGCACCGGCAGCTGGCCCTGCTCGACCAGGCCGAGCGGCGCGAAGAGAACCCCGACCAGCTCGAATTGCTGTTCCAGCTGGACCATTTGGCGACGCGCGCCCGGCGCAACGCCGAGAATCTGATCATCCTCGGCGGCGAGCAGCCCGGCCGCCGCTGGCGCAAACCGGTGCCGCTGCTGGAGATGATCCGCAGCGCGGTCGCGGAAAGCTTGGACTACACCAGGATTCAGACCGGACGCGTCCCGGAGGTGCGCGTCGCCGGCAAGGCCGTCGCCGACCTCATCCACCTGATGGCCGAGCTGATGGACAACGCCACCGCGTTCTCCCCGCCGCAGGCGCGCGTCGAGGTGACCGCGACGACGGTCGGCCGCGGCGTGGCCGTCGAGATCATCGATCAGGGCCTCGGCATGTCCACCGAGGAGATCGCCGAACGCAACCGGGTGCTGGCCGAGCCGCCGGACTTCAGCGTGGCCGCGCTGTCCTCCGACACCCGGCTGGGACTGTTCGTGGTCGCCAAACTGGCTACGCGCCACGGTGTTTCGATCAGACTGGGCGAGTCGGTCTACGGCGGCATCCGGGCGGTCGTGCTGATCCCGACCGCCCTGATCGAATCGGGCGAGCCCCGCGACGGCGAGTCTGCGCCGGACACCGGCGAGTACACGGCGGTCGATGCGCGCTCGGGTGCCGGGTCCGGGTCGAACGGCAGCGCATCGGAGACCTCGGCCGCGCCCAACGGTAGCGCTCCGGCCGCGTCGGCGTGGTTCGAGCCGGGACGACCCACCGTCGCGGTCGCGGACCCGCAGGACGACCGCGAGGCCGTGACCGGGCCGCAGTACCGGCCGCCACCCACACCCGCCACCCCGGCCCGGCCACCGCTGCCCCGCCGCCGCCGGCAGGCCACCGCCGTGCACGACGAGCAGGCCGCGCCCGTCGCCGAGCCGCCGCGCCAGCGCACCGCCGACGAGGCCCGAAACCTGATGTCCGCCATCGAGGGCGGCACTCGCCGGGGTCGCCACGTGCGCCCCGACGAGCCGACCGAAACAGAACAATTCCGAGGAGACGGCAACGATGACCACTTCCCAGCGCACTGA
- a CDS encoding serine/threonine-protein kinase — MDVTRAAPPQPDEAGKWSAPTETSALPDAARETTPDRAHRDTLEDGVLLGNRYRLTERLGQGGMGTVWRAHDTVIDRDVAVKEPRLPEPLPEESRRTAFARLEREARAAAQIDDPAVVTIFDVVSEDGRPWIVMELIEGRTLADVLTGGTLSPAAAARIGLAIVRALAAAHVRKVLHRDVKPSNVMLGPGGRVVLTDFGIAHIEGETPVTRTGALIGSADYTAPERVLGRVPGPESDLFALGALLYTAVEGFSPFWRQTRHATLQAVLRAEPQAPLHAGELTDLIMALLDKDPGKRPSAEAAAAVLARVAAPGAARKSLSRKESRVPAGLRAGRRSRLRTALAALITVVVTGAGVAGAVWAGDLGGRSGPGPAAVPAGWKTERRGGISVAVPDAYEPYDLYDHGGGVAFQLAKGQIHQELLVLRWDVPVGTPRERADYWYRLYRESTRITEQQVTLAEVEANGRPSMSITMTFRGDAGQLWRKRELFYDADGRPWRVIVDWAIDSELNTGGDDLFEGAVRTLRTY; from the coding sequence ATGGACGTCACCCGGGCAGCTCCGCCGCAGCCGGACGAGGCCGGCAAGTGGAGCGCGCCCACCGAGACCTCCGCACTCCCGGACGCCGCGCGCGAGACGACCCCCGATCGGGCCCACCGGGACACGCTCGAAGACGGTGTGCTGCTGGGCAATCGGTACCGGCTGACCGAGCGGCTCGGGCAAGGCGGGATGGGCACCGTGTGGCGCGCCCACGACACCGTGATCGACCGCGATGTCGCCGTCAAGGAGCCGCGGCTGCCGGAGCCGCTGCCCGAGGAGAGCCGGCGCACGGCGTTCGCGCGGCTGGAACGCGAGGCCCGCGCCGCCGCGCAGATCGACGATCCGGCGGTGGTCACCATCTTCGACGTGGTCTCCGAGGACGGGCGGCCCTGGATCGTCATGGAGCTGATCGAGGGCCGCACGCTCGCCGACGTGCTGACCGGCGGCACACTCTCGCCCGCGGCGGCCGCGCGGATCGGGCTCGCGATCGTGCGCGCCTTGGCGGCCGCCCACGTCCGCAAGGTGCTGCACCGCGACGTGAAGCCGTCGAACGTCATGCTCGGACCCGGTGGCCGTGTCGTGCTGACGGATTTCGGTATCGCCCACATCGAGGGCGAGACACCGGTGACACGCACCGGCGCGCTCATCGGCTCGGCCGACTACACCGCGCCGGAGCGGGTGCTGGGCCGGGTGCCGGGGCCGGAGTCGGATCTGTTCGCGCTCGGCGCGCTGCTCTACACCGCGGTCGAGGGCTTCTCGCCGTTCTGGCGGCAGACGCGGCACGCCACCCTGCAGGCGGTGCTCCGCGCCGAGCCGCAGGCGCCGCTGCACGCCGGTGAGCTGACCGACCTCATCATGGCGCTGCTCGACAAGGATCCCGGCAAGCGGCCGAGCGCCGAGGCGGCCGCCGCCGTCCTCGCCCGCGTCGCGGCGCCGGGAGCGGCGCGCAAGAGTCTGTCGCGCAAGGAGTCTCGCGTTCCGGCAGGGTTGCGTGCGGGTCGCCGGAGCCGCCTCCGGACGGCGCTCGCCGCGCTGATCACCGTCGTCGTCACCGGTGCCGGTGTCGCCGGGGCCGTGTGGGCCGGTGATCTCGGCGGGCGCTCCGGGCCGGGGCCCGCCGCCGTGCCCGCGGGCTGGAAGACCGAGCGCCGGGGCGGCATCTCCGTCGCGGTCCCCGACGCCTACGAGCCCTACGATCTCTACGACCACGGCGGCGGGGTGGCGTTCCAGCTGGCGAAGGGGCAGATCCATCAGGAACTGCTGGTGCTGCGCTGGGATGTGCCGGTCGGGACACCGCGGGAGCGCGCGGACTACTGGTACCGGCTGTACCGGGAGAGCACCAGGATCACCGAACAGCAGGTGACGCTCGCGGAGGTGGAGGCGAACGGGCGGCCGAGCATGTCGATCACCATGACGTTCCGCGGCGACGCCGGGCAGTTGTGGCGCAAACGGGAACTGTTCTACGACGCGGACGGCCGACCGTGGCGCGTCATCGTCGACTGGGCCATCGACAGCGAGCTGAACACCGGCGGCGACGACCTCTTCGAAGGCGCTGTGCGGACCTTGCGGACCTATTAG
- a CDS encoding RecQ family ATP-dependent DNA helicase — translation MTTTELRDSAEALLRELAGPRARLREDQWTAIEALVVQRRRALVVQRTGWGKSAVYFIAAKLLRRDGRGPTVIVSPLLALMRNQVAAAQRAGVVAATINSGNVTEWDDIRAQVAAGEVDVLLVSPERLNNPDFRDSVLPKLAADAGLVVIDEAHCVSDWGHDFRPDYRRIRTLLADLGSEVPVLATTATANDRVVTDVSSQIGTDTLVLRGSLDRESLHLSVVRIDDAVQRTAWLSKQLHELPGSGIIYTLTVSAAHDLADLLATRGHRVAAYTGQTDTAERESLEQALLDNEVKALVATSALGMGFDKPDLGFVVHLGAPSSPIAYYQQVGRAGRGTERAEVLLLPGPEDRRIWSYFASVAFPRDHVVRAVLAVLDREHAQSTAALEPLVELNRSRLEMVLKVLDVDGAVRRVRGGWLATGAEWVYDTERYERLSTARETEQQAMIDYQSTTECRMNFLRRQLDDPALGAAGCGRCDNCTGSRPDTTVGTDELTATRARLDRPGIDLAPRKQWPTGMAKLGIPLSGKISEGAQPGRVLGRLSDLAWGKRLRALLDGPDEPVPDHIVQACITVLREWDWDRRPTAVMALESPTHPRLTADLAARLARIGRLRDLGALRTRTDRPPVSAVNSAHRVAALFDSWEPPDLSAADGPILLVDALTDTGWTFTLAARTLRLAGASAVLPFALATPT, via the coding sequence GTGACTACTACCGAGCTGCGGGATTCCGCCGAGGCACTGCTGCGGGAGCTGGCTGGGCCGCGGGCGCGGCTGCGGGAGGACCAGTGGACGGCGATCGAGGCGCTGGTGGTGCAGCGGCGGCGGGCGCTGGTGGTGCAGCGCACCGGGTGGGGTAAGTCGGCGGTGTATTTCATCGCCGCCAAGCTGCTGCGGCGTGACGGACGAGGGCCGACGGTGATCGTGTCGCCGCTGTTGGCGCTGATGCGCAACCAGGTCGCGGCCGCGCAGCGCGCCGGCGTGGTCGCGGCCACCATCAACTCCGGCAATGTCACCGAGTGGGACGATATCCGCGCGCAAGTGGCGGCGGGCGAGGTGGACGTGCTGCTGGTCAGCCCGGAGCGGTTGAACAACCCGGATTTCCGTGATTCGGTACTGCCGAAGCTCGCCGCCGACGCGGGCCTGGTGGTGATCGACGAGGCACACTGCGTCTCCGACTGGGGGCACGACTTCCGTCCGGACTACCGCCGCATCCGCACCCTGCTCGCGGACCTGGGCAGCGAGGTCCCGGTGCTGGCCACCACCGCCACCGCCAACGACCGGGTCGTCACCGATGTATCCAGCCAGATCGGCACCGATACCCTGGTGCTGCGCGGTTCGCTGGACCGCGAGTCGCTGCACCTGTCGGTGGTCCGCATCGACGACGCCGTGCAGCGCACCGCCTGGCTGAGCAAGCAGCTGCACGAGCTGCCCGGTTCCGGAATCATCTACACGCTGACCGTGTCCGCCGCGCACGACCTGGCCGATCTGCTCGCCACGCGAGGCCACCGGGTCGCCGCCTACACGGGGCAGACCGATACGGCCGAGCGGGAGTCGCTCGAGCAGGCCCTGCTGGACAACGAGGTCAAGGCCCTGGTCGCCACGTCGGCGCTCGGCATGGGCTTCGACAAACCCGACCTCGGATTCGTCGTGCACCTCGGCGCGCCGTCCTCCCCCATCGCCTATTACCAGCAGGTGGGCCGCGCGGGCCGCGGCACCGAACGCGCCGAGGTGCTACTGCTGCCCGGCCCGGAGGACCGCCGCATCTGGAGTTACTTCGCGTCGGTGGCCTTCCCGCGCGACCATGTGGTGCGAGCCGTGCTCGCGGTGCTGGATCGCGAGCACGCCCAGTCGACGGCCGCGCTGGAACCGCTGGTCGAGCTGAACCGCTCGCGCCTGGAGATGGTGCTGAAGGTCCTGGACGTGGACGGCGCGGTGCGGCGGGTGCGCGGTGGCTGGCTCGCCACCGGCGCCGAGTGGGTCTACGACACCGAACGCTACGAGCGCCTGTCGACCGCCCGCGAGACCGAGCAGCAGGCCATGATCGACTACCAGTCGACCACCGAGTGCCGGATGAATTTCCTGCGCCGCCAGCTCGACGATCCCGCGCTGGGTGCGGCGGGCTGCGGCCGCTGCGACAACTGCACCGGGTCCCGTCCCGACACCACCGTCGGCACCGACGAGCTGACCGCCACCCGCGCCCGCCTCGACCGCCCCGGCATCGACCTGGCCCCGCGCAAACAGTGGCCGACGGGAATGGCGAAACTGGGAATCCCGTTGTCCGGCAAAATTTCCGAGGGCGCGCAGCCGGGGCGGGTGCTCGGCCGTCTCAGCGACCTGGCGTGGGGCAAACGCCTGCGCGCCCTGCTCGACGGTCCGGACGAACCGGTCCCCGACCACATCGTGCAGGCGTGCATCACCGTGTTGCGCGAATGGGATTGGGACCGGCGCCCGACCGCGGTCATGGCCCTGGAGTCGCCGACGCATCCCCGCCTGACCGCCGATCTGGCCGCCCGGCTCGCCCGCATCGGCCGCCTGCGCGATCTGGGCGCCCTGCGCACCCGGACCGACCGGCCGCCGGTGTCGGCCGTCAACTCCGCGCACCGCGTCGCCGCGCTGTTCGACTCCTGGGAGCCGCCCGACCTGTCCGCCGCCGACGGCCCGATCCTGCTGGTCGACGCCCTCACCGATACCGGCTGGACCTTCACGCTGGCCGCACGCACGCTGCGGCTGGCCGGGGCCTCGGCGGTGTTGCCGTTCGCCTTGGCGACACCCACCTGA
- a CDS encoding alpha/beta fold hydrolase — protein sequence MRSTDVTSEPPALPGVRRSYVTARGVRFHVTEAGPADGRPVVVLHGWPQHHYTYRHLLADPPAGMRIIAPDLPGYGWSGPPPHRWAKEDVARDVLALLDALEVPRALLVGHDWGGYVGFLMVLADPGRFDGYLPLNIAHPWQTARTMAPHFWRFLLYQPLVAGPGVPLQRHTGFLERVFRLGVTRADEFTPEVIRTYTDRFRDPVTARAATDTYRTFLLREVPASRRPERRRATVPIRALFGTDDGAIHRDLAAAETANADDYTVEYVPGCGHFIPEERPDLVRSRLLDLAAATTADRFENESGSSNA from the coding sequence ATGCGCTCGACCGATGTCACCTCCGAACCGCCCGCGCTGCCCGGTGTGCGCCGCTCCTACGTCACCGCGCGAGGCGTGCGGTTCCATGTGACCGAGGCGGGTCCGGCCGACGGGCGGCCCGTGGTGGTCCTGCACGGCTGGCCGCAGCATCACTACACCTATCGTCACCTGCTCGCCGATCCACCGGCGGGGATGCGGATCATCGCACCGGATCTGCCGGGGTACGGCTGGTCGGGGCCGCCGCCGCACCGCTGGGCCAAAGAGGATGTCGCCCGCGATGTGCTGGCGCTGCTCGACGCACTCGAGGTACCGCGCGCGCTGCTGGTCGGGCACGACTGGGGCGGTTATGTCGGTTTCCTGATGGTGCTGGCCGATCCGGGCCGATTCGACGGTTATCTACCCCTGAACATCGCCCACCCGTGGCAGACCGCCCGCACGATGGCACCACACTTCTGGCGTTTCCTGCTCTACCAGCCGCTGGTGGCCGGTCCGGGTGTGCCGTTGCAACGGCACACCGGCTTCCTCGAGCGCGTCTTCCGGCTCGGCGTCACCCGAGCCGACGAGTTCACTCCCGAGGTGATCCGCACCTACACCGACCGCTTCCGCGATCCGGTCACCGCCCGCGCCGCCACCGACACCTACCGCACCTTCCTCCTGCGCGAGGTCCCGGCGAGCCGCCGCCCCGAACGCCGCCGCGCCACCGTCCCGATCCGCGCCCTGTTCGGCACCGACGACGGCGCCATCCATCGCGACCTGGCCGCCGCCGAGACCGCGAACGCCGACGACTACACCGTCGAATACGTCCCCGGCTGCGGCCATTTCATCCCCGAGGAGCGCCCCGACCTGGTCCGTTCCCGCCTCCTCGACCTCGCCGCCGCAACCACCGCCGACCGCTTCGAAAACGAATCCGGTTCGAGCAACGCCTGA
- a CDS encoding DUF742 domain-containing protein: MSYPRESWYEEDAGPLVRLYAVTRGRGRAARSELNTGTLLLDAGAGLPVRRSEPEYTAIVRLCRVQQSVAEVSARLGLPLTLTKVLVGDLIDDGRLVYRSPAPVAETGADVDLLRAVLNGIKAL; the protein is encoded by the coding sequence ATGAGTTACCCGCGCGAGTCCTGGTACGAGGAGGATGCCGGCCCCCTCGTCCGTCTCTATGCCGTCACCCGCGGCCGAGGCCGCGCGGCACGATCGGAGCTGAACACCGGCACACTACTGCTCGACGCGGGCGCCGGGCTTCCAGTGCGGCGCAGCGAACCCGAGTACACCGCCATCGTGCGGCTGTGCCGGGTGCAGCAATCGGTGGCCGAGGTGTCGGCGCGGCTGGGCCTCCCGCTGACTCTCACCAAGGTGCTGGTCGGGGATCTGATCGATGACGGGCGGCTGGTCTACCGGTCACCGGCCCCCGTCGCGGAGACCGGCGCCGACGTCGACCTGCTCCGGGCGGTGCTGAACGGCATCAAGGCCCTCTGA
- a CDS encoding crotonase/enoyl-CoA hydratase family protein, with amino-acid sequence MADIRLDISDAVATVTLDRPAQLNAFTLTMRDELIGAFDACDRDDRVRAVVLTGAGRAFCAGADLSAGAQTFEAPEDDGTEPFRDSGGEVALRMFDSRKPIIAAVNGPAVGVGITLTLAADFRLAAEGARIGFVFNRRGIVPESCSSWFLPRLVPMQTALDWVYSGRLVEVREAYEAGLFYALHPAGTLLDEAYALAGRLTTHSAPVSVALARKMLWRNLGADHPMIAHRVESRALRSRGASADAREGVSSFLEKRPARFPDSVDRDLPEVFAPDLPVPPFTP; translated from the coding sequence ATGGCCGATATTCGCCTGGACATCTCCGATGCCGTCGCCACCGTCACCCTCGACCGCCCGGCGCAACTCAACGCCTTCACCCTCACGATGCGCGACGAGCTCATCGGCGCGTTCGACGCGTGCGACCGCGACGATCGGGTGCGGGCGGTGGTTCTCACCGGCGCCGGGCGCGCGTTCTGCGCGGGAGCCGATCTGTCGGCGGGCGCGCAGACCTTCGAGGCGCCCGAGGACGACGGCACGGAGCCGTTCCGCGACAGTGGCGGCGAGGTGGCGCTGCGGATGTTCGATTCCCGCAAACCGATCATCGCCGCGGTGAACGGGCCCGCCGTGGGTGTCGGGATCACCTTGACGCTGGCTGCCGACTTCCGGCTGGCCGCCGAGGGCGCGCGCATCGGGTTCGTCTTCAATCGCCGCGGCATCGTGCCCGAATCGTGCTCGAGCTGGTTCCTGCCGCGCCTGGTGCCGATGCAGACCGCGCTGGACTGGGTGTACTCGGGCCGGTTGGTCGAGGTGCGGGAGGCGTACGAGGCCGGGCTGTTCTACGCACTGCACCCAGCCGGCACGCTGCTCGACGAGGCATACGCGCTGGCCGGTCGCCTCACCACGCATTCCGCACCCGTGTCCGTCGCGCTGGCACGAAAGATGTTGTGGCGCAACCTCGGCGCCGACCACCCCATGATCGCCCACCGCGTCGAATCCCGGGCCCTGCGCTCGCGCGGCGCGAGCGCCGACGCGCGCGAGGGCGTGTCGTCGTTCCTGGAGAAGCGCCCCGCCCGCTTCCCCGACAGCGTCGACCGCGACCTCCCCGAAGTCTTCGCCCCCGACCTGCCGGTCCCCCCGTTCACGCCGTAA